In Pseudovibrio brasiliensis, the following are encoded in one genomic region:
- the lspA gene encoding signal peptidase II — protein sequence MKKLKVWGHHSSLVLLLAIVGLVVDQIAKFWAVGHFSVGGIPPISVGPFLDLVLVWNKGVSYGLFQQTTEIGRWGLAAFTVAASVFIWFWSARAINRLEAICLGLVLSGALSNGFDRLYYGQVVDYLYFHVGEFSWYVFNLADAWIVIGAAGLLLDTLFIGKNKDSRP from the coding sequence TTGAAGAAACTAAAAGTTTGGGGACATCACAGTTCCCTCGTCCTGCTTCTTGCCATTGTCGGTCTGGTCGTTGATCAGATCGCAAAATTCTGGGCTGTCGGCCACTTTTCAGTTGGAGGTATTCCTCCGATTTCCGTCGGCCCGTTTCTTGATCTCGTGCTGGTTTGGAACAAAGGCGTTTCTTATGGCCTCTTCCAGCAGACGACCGAGATTGGTCGCTGGGGGCTGGCTGCCTTTACAGTTGCCGCTTCTGTTTTCATCTGGTTCTGGAGTGCGCGGGCGATCAACCGACTGGAAGCCATTTGCCTCGGGCTGGTTTTATCCGGTGCGCTGAGTAATGGCTTTGACCGCCTCTATTATGGCCAGGTCGTCGATTACCTCTATTTCCATGTTGGGGAATTTTCCTGGTACGTCTTCAATCTTGCTGATGCGTGGATTGTTATTGGCGCTGCCGGGTTGCTGCTCGACACCTTATTTATTGGCAAAAATAAGGATAGCCGGCCCTAA
- the ileS gene encoding isoleucine--tRNA ligase encodes MTDTTSRDYSETLNLPKTDFPMRAGLPKNEPKILDKWKDKDLYKVMRDQSAGRPKFILHDGPPYANGNIHIGHALNKTLKDIINRSMQMQGFDANYVPGWDCHGLPIEWKIEEQYRKKGKNKDAVPINEFRKECREFADKWIDVQREEFKRLGIEGDWDNPYLTMRYDSEAVIANELMKFATSGQLYRGSKPVMWSIVEKTALAEAEVEYEDHTSHTIWVTFPVVSGNEALIGKKVVIWTTTPWTIPANRAISFSKDISYGIFKVTEAAEDNWAKVGEEFIIADKLAESVFEASRVDAYERVSDVDVSTIEYCAHPLRGAEGAGDYFDFNVPMLAGDHVTDDAGTGFVHTAPGHGQEDFQMFLDNREAFAKAGTEQVPMTVQPDGSYYPHVPLFEGKYILDRKGKEGSTNKAVIEKLVEVGGLMARGRVKHSYPHSWRSKAPLIFRNTPQWFVYMDKELSEEAKGDTLRSRALKAISETRFVPATGQNRLNAMIEARPDWVLSRQRAWGVPITVFVNKETGEVLKDNAVNARIFDAFQNEGADAWFEEGATQRFLGEGYKADDFEKVDDILDVWFDSGSTHAFCMERREDLSPKRKGLGGDDYVLYLEGTDQHRGWFHSSLLESCGTRGHAPYDAVLTHGFTMAEDGRKMSKSLGNTIAPQDVIKQYGADILRLWVGSVDYAEDQRIGPEIIKTNVDAYRKLRNTLRFMLGSLGHYEGEEVALADMEELELLMLHRLAELDVLVRDAYMAFDSKRVFSTLFNFMTVELSAFYFDIRKDALYCDAPSSKKRKASLYVIEQLFRHLTMWLAPILPFTMEESWGYRYGEATTSVHLQQFPVVSSAWRNDELAAKWEKVRAVRRVITGALEIERREKRIGSSLEAHPTVFVSDADLMGALNGLDMAEIAITSQLNLSADGAPEGAFVLEEVAGVGVVPGLAEGNKCARSWKILPEVGTDGEYPELTLRDANTMRELDSAAV; translated from the coding sequence ATGACCGATACTACGAGCCGCGATTATTCGGAAACGCTCAACCTGCCTAAAACTGATTTCCCAATGCGGGCAGGCCTTCCAAAGAATGAACCTAAGATCCTTGATAAATGGAAAGACAAGGATCTTTATAAGGTGATGCGTGATCAATCCGCTGGTCGCCCTAAGTTCATCCTGCATGATGGCCCCCCATATGCAAACGGTAACATCCATATCGGCCATGCGCTGAACAAGACCCTCAAGGACATCATCAACCGCTCCATGCAGATGCAGGGCTTTGATGCGAACTATGTTCCTGGCTGGGATTGTCATGGTTTGCCGATCGAATGGAAGATCGAAGAGCAGTATCGCAAAAAAGGCAAAAACAAAGACGCTGTGCCGATCAACGAGTTCCGTAAGGAATGCCGCGAGTTTGCGGACAAGTGGATCGACGTTCAGCGCGAAGAATTCAAGCGTCTTGGCATTGAAGGTGACTGGGACAATCCATACCTGACCATGCGCTATGACAGTGAAGCTGTGATCGCAAACGAACTGATGAAGTTTGCGACAAGTGGCCAGCTGTACCGCGGTTCCAAGCCTGTCATGTGGTCCATCGTTGAGAAGACTGCTCTTGCTGAAGCGGAAGTGGAGTATGAAGACCATACTTCCCACACCATCTGGGTGACTTTCCCGGTTGTTTCCGGCAATGAAGCGCTGATCGGCAAGAAGGTGGTTATCTGGACAACCACTCCATGGACCATCCCTGCAAACCGCGCGATCTCCTTCTCCAAAGACATCAGTTACGGCATCTTCAAGGTGACTGAAGCTGCTGAAGACAACTGGGCGAAGGTGGGCGAAGAGTTCATCATTGCTGACAAGCTTGCCGAGTCTGTTTTCGAAGCTTCCCGTGTTGATGCCTATGAGCGTGTGTCTGACGTTGATGTGAGCACCATCGAATACTGCGCGCATCCACTGCGCGGTGCTGAAGGTGCTGGTGACTACTTCGATTTTAACGTGCCGATGCTGGCTGGTGATCATGTGACTGACGATGCTGGTACTGGCTTCGTACACACCGCACCGGGTCACGGTCAGGAAGACTTCCAGATGTTCCTCGACAACCGTGAAGCATTTGCGAAGGCTGGTACTGAGCAGGTTCCAATGACCGTTCAGCCAGACGGTTCCTACTACCCGCACGTGCCACTGTTTGAAGGCAAGTACATCCTTGACCGTAAAGGCAAGGAAGGCTCCACCAATAAAGCAGTTATTGAGAAGCTTGTTGAAGTTGGCGGCCTGATGGCTCGTGGCCGCGTGAAGCACTCCTACCCGCACTCTTGGCGCTCCAAAGCTCCTTTGATCTTCCGTAACACACCTCAGTGGTTTGTTTACATGGACAAGGAGCTTTCTGAAGAAGCGAAAGGTGACACTCTGCGTTCCCGCGCTCTGAAAGCGATCTCCGAGACACGTTTCGTGCCTGCAACCGGCCAGAATCGTCTGAACGCGATGATCGAAGCCCGCCCTGACTGGGTTCTTTCCCGTCAGCGTGCATGGGGTGTGCCGATCACTGTGTTCGTGAACAAGGAAACCGGTGAAGTTCTGAAGGACAATGCCGTCAACGCACGTATCTTCGACGCTTTCCAGAATGAAGGCGCGGATGCGTGGTTTGAAGAAGGCGCAACGCAGCGCTTCCTTGGTGAAGGCTACAAGGCTGACGACTTCGAGAAGGTTGATGACATCCTCGACGTATGGTTCGACTCCGGTTCCACACACGCGTTCTGCATGGAGCGCCGTGAAGACCTGAGCCCGAAGCGTAAGGGTCTGGGCGGTGACGACTACGTTCTTTATCTGGAAGGCACTGACCAGCATCGCGGTTGGTTCCACTCTTCCCTGCTAGAAAGCTGTGGCACTCGTGGTCATGCGCCATATGACGCTGTTCTTACCCACGGCTTCACCATGGCTGAAGATGGTCGCAAGATGTCCAAGTCTTTGGGCAACACCATCGCACCTCAGGACGTGATCAAGCAGTACGGTGCAGACATCCTGCGTCTGTGGGTTGGTTCTGTTGATTATGCGGAAGATCAGCGTATCGGCCCTGAGATCATCAAGACCAACGTTGATGCTTACCGCAAACTGCGTAACACCTTGCGCTTCATGCTCGGTTCCCTCGGTCACTATGAAGGCGAAGAGGTTGCTCTTGCTGACATGGAAGAGCTGGAACTGCTGATGCTGCACCGCTTGGCTGAGCTGGATGTGTTGGTACGTGATGCTTACATGGCCTTCGACAGCAAGCGCGTGTTCTCCACTCTGTTCAACTTCATGACTGTTGAGCTGTCTGCGTTCTACTTCGACATCCGTAAGGATGCGCTGTACTGCGATGCACCGTCTTCCAAGAAGCGTAAAGCATCCCTGTACGTGATCGAGCAGCTGTTCCGCCATCTGACCATGTGGCTGGCACCAATCCTGCCATTCACCATGGAAGAGAGCTGGGGCTACCGTTACGGTGAAGCGACCACTTCCGTTCACCTGCAGCAGTTCCCTGTTGTTTCTTCTGCATGGAGAAACGACGAGCTGGCGGCGAAGTGGGAGAAGGTTCGTGCGGTTCGCCGTGTGATCACTGGTGCTCTTGAGATCGAACGCCGTGAAAAACGGATCGGTTCTTCTTTGGAAGCACACCCAACTGTCTTCGTTTCTGACGCAGATCTGATGGGTGCGCTGAACGGTCTGGATATGGCTGAAATTGCCATCACTTCCCAGCTGAACCTTTCTGCAGACGGTGCTCCTGAAGGTGCGTTCGTTCTGGAAGAAGTCGCTGGCGTTGGCGTTGTGCCGGGCCTTGCAGAGGGTAACAAGTGTGCCCGCTCCTGGAAGATCCTGCCAGAAGTTGGAACAGATGGTGAGTATCCTGAACTGACTCTACGCGATGCGAATACGATGCGCGAGCTGGATAGCGCTGCTGTTTAA
- a CDS encoding DMT family transporter produces MTTTTASTDSHSSNAGLHGILFMVAGMSLAPLMDGTAKYLSSFISPVEVSLGRFLCQALIVLLIAVFMGRSFGSLMKEVNRIQLIRGACLAICSIFFFSSLKYMPLADAIAIFFVQPMILTVLSAVVLKEKVGVRRWSAVVVGMVGALIIIRPGSSALGWPSLLPLAAATSFAAYLVLTRKLSGSASLLGIQFATGVAGVLTLTPLVVIASLFGFEAAAWTTPDLTHLPLFVLMGIISFASHGCIVLAFDRAPASVLAPLSYTEIISATIVGFVLFGDIPDMFVWLGVALIASGGLYIAHRERTAAKRQAESEELVDSSPKRHY; encoded by the coding sequence ATGACAACAACAACCGCCTCGACAGACAGTCATAGTTCCAATGCCGGGCTGCATGGCATCCTGTTTATGGTCGCCGGGATGTCTCTGGCACCGCTTATGGATGGCACTGCCAAGTATCTGAGCAGTTTTATCTCTCCGGTAGAGGTATCACTTGGCCGTTTTCTTTGTCAGGCGCTGATTGTTCTTCTGATCGCTGTTTTCATGGGGCGCTCGTTTGGTTCGCTGATGAAGGAAGTAAACCGCATTCAGCTGATCCGCGGTGCGTGTCTGGCAATCTGTTCGATCTTCTTCTTCAGCTCTCTCAAGTACATGCCACTGGCAGATGCGATTGCGATCTTCTTTGTGCAGCCGATGATCCTGACAGTGCTTTCTGCTGTGGTGCTTAAGGAGAAAGTCGGTGTTCGCAGGTGGTCGGCGGTTGTCGTCGGCATGGTGGGTGCGCTTATCATTATTCGTCCAGGCTCCAGTGCTTTAGGCTGGCCTTCCCTGTTGCCGCTGGCAGCAGCGACTTCGTTTGCAGCCTATCTTGTTTTGACCCGTAAGCTTTCTGGCAGTGCGTCCCTGCTCGGCATTCAGTTTGCGACCGGCGTGGCTGGTGTTCTTACGCTGACCCCACTGGTGGTTATCGCAAGCCTGTTTGGGTTTGAGGCAGCAGCCTGGACCACACCGGATCTTACTCATCTGCCTCTGTTTGTGCTGATGGGCATTATTTCCTTCGCCTCACATGGCTGCATTGTGCTCGCCTTTGACCGCGCACCGGCCTCCGTGCTTGCACCGCTGAGTTATACGGAGATCATCAGTGCGACCATCGTTGGCTTTGTGTTGTTTGGCGATATTCCGGACATGTTTGTCTGGCTGGGTGTTGCGCTTATAGCAAGCGGCGGGCTTTACATTGCACACCGTGAGCGGACTGCTGCGAAGCGTCAGGCGGAGAGTGAGGAGCTGGTCGACAGTTCCCCCAAACGCCATTACTGA
- a CDS encoding DMT family transporter, whose protein sequence is MTSAATRAGAASSDNVLHGVLLMMFGLLILSSTDGVVKYLSEFFSPLTVAFFRFAVQLAIILAIAPFQKRSWRSLLQETTLPLFCRGLLLAVGSVFIVFGLKYLPLTDATAIFFVQPVILVVLSAVFLKEKVGAKRWLAVLIGFAGVLVIMRPGTGVFQPASLLILAAAITFACYLMLTRKLSGQASQLAIQFATGFAGSLFILPIIFYAWLTGFGGDLVIADQEANFTLPTIFLLCLGGTGLFAHVLLVKAFERAPASVLAPINYVEIISATTIGYLVFNEIPDEFVWVGVGMLVCSGLILANAERKPSPS, encoded by the coding sequence ATGACATCAGCGGCTACGCGGGCTGGCGCTGCCAGCTCTGACAATGTGTTGCACGGCGTGCTGTTGATGATGTTCGGATTGCTCATCCTTTCGAGCACCGATGGCGTGGTGAAGTATCTTTCTGAGTTTTTCTCGCCTTTAACTGTCGCCTTCTTCCGCTTTGCTGTTCAGCTTGCCATCATTCTGGCGATCGCTCCTTTTCAGAAACGGAGTTGGCGCAGTCTGCTGCAGGAAACCACCCTGCCCCTTTTCTGCAGAGGCCTGTTGCTGGCCGTTGGGTCGGTGTTCATCGTTTTTGGACTGAAGTACCTGCCACTTACTGATGCGACTGCGATCTTCTTTGTGCAGCCGGTTATTCTGGTGGTTTTGTCAGCGGTGTTTCTGAAGGAGAAAGTTGGCGCTAAGCGGTGGCTGGCGGTGTTGATTGGGTTTGCCGGTGTGCTTGTCATCATGCGGCCGGGGACTGGCGTGTTCCAGCCTGCAAGTCTGCTTATTCTAGCAGCAGCGATTACGTTTGCCTGCTATCTGATGCTGACACGGAAACTCTCCGGGCAGGCTTCTCAGCTGGCCATTCAGTTCGCAACTGGCTTTGCAGGCAGCCTGTTCATCCTGCCGATTATCTTTTACGCATGGCTGACTGGCTTTGGCGGCGATCTGGTGATTGCTGATCAGGAAGCAAATTTCACGCTCCCGACGATCTTTCTACTCTGCCTTGGTGGAACGGGCCTGTTTGCGCATGTGTTGCTGGTCAAGGCTTTTGAAAGAGCCCCGGCTTCTGTTTTGGCTCCTATCAACTACGTGGAAATTATCTCTGCAACCACAATCGGTTATCTGGTCTTCAACGAGATTCCGGATGAGTTTGTCTGGGTTGGCGTCGGGATGCTTGTCTGCAGTGGGCTGATACTGGCGAATGCGGAGCGAAAACCGTCGCCCTCATAA
- a CDS encoding bifunctional riboflavin kinase/FAD synthetase, with product MGEPIKQAHSFQHITDLAQFPEKLRGGVVAIGNFDGVHRGHRAVLDLARDEAAKRGVPALAMTFEPHPRTFFRPEQPVFRLTPSHIKAEILEAEHLDGVIELPFTKEFASMAAEDFVKDILVDHLGISQSITGYDFHFGKGRQGTPEFLREAGEAHGFAVTIVGAEGDEGGEVISSSRIRAALGEGDLAVANGLLGYRYFVEATVQHGEKRGRELGYPTANLKLADNCELKEGVYAVQIKIDGEMHDGVASFGRRPTFDDGAPLLEVHVFDFSGNLYEKLVTVCFIGFIRPELKFDGIDGLIAQMDQDSAEARAMIASMRPLSHLDQMLNTDG from the coding sequence ATGGGTGAGCCGATCAAGCAGGCGCATTCTTTTCAGCATATTACCGACCTTGCGCAGTTTCCTGAAAAGCTGCGCGGCGGTGTTGTTGCGATCGGAAACTTTGATGGTGTGCATCGTGGACACCGGGCTGTACTTGATCTGGCACGTGATGAAGCAGCAAAGCGCGGTGTTCCTGCGCTTGCCATGACGTTTGAACCGCATCCGCGTACCTTCTTCCGCCCTGAACAACCTGTATTTCGTCTGACACCAAGCCATATCAAGGCCGAGATTCTTGAGGCGGAACATCTGGATGGTGTGATCGAGCTGCCTTTCACCAAAGAGTTCGCCAGCATGGCTGCCGAGGATTTTGTGAAAGACATTCTGGTGGATCACCTCGGGATCTCCCAAAGCATTACCGGCTATGACTTCCACTTTGGCAAAGGCCGTCAGGGAACACCTGAGTTTTTGCGCGAAGCAGGCGAGGCTCATGGGTTTGCAGTGACCATTGTTGGTGCAGAAGGTGATGAGGGTGGCGAGGTGATTTCCTCCAGCCGTATTCGCGCAGCTCTTGGTGAAGGTGATCTGGCGGTTGCCAATGGTCTGCTGGGCTATCGCTACTTTGTAGAAGCGACTGTTCAACATGGTGAAAAGCGTGGTCGTGAGCTGGGCTATCCGACTGCTAATCTGAAGCTTGCTGACAATTGTGAGCTGAAGGAAGGCGTTTACGCTGTTCAGATCAAGATTGACGGCGAGATGCATGACGGCGTTGCCAGCTTTGGGCGTCGACCGACCTTTGACGATGGCGCTCCGCTGCTCGAAGTTCATGTGTTTGACTTCAGCGGTAACCTCTATGAGAAGCTCGTCACTGTTTGCTTCATCGGGTTTATCCGTCCTGAACTTAAATTTGACGGTATTGACGGCTTAATTGCGCAGATGGATCAGGATAGTGCGGAGGCGCGGGCGATGATTGCTTCGATGCGACCACTTTCTCATCTGGACCAAATGCTCAACACCGACGGATAA
- a CDS encoding MaoC family dehydratase: MLSLRPLAYEDLSVGMTEVFVKHVSSQDIVGFAEVSGDRNPIHLSEHFAAKTPFKTRIAHGLYTASLISAVLGTRLPGPGAIYLSQSLNFRAPVYIGDDIEVRVSVAELIDKGCRARLDCKCLVDGKVVLEGEAMVKVPARADMDIPL, encoded by the coding sequence ATGCTCAGCCTTCGTCCGCTTGCTTATGAAGACCTTTCAGTCGGCATGACCGAAGTATTCGTTAAGCACGTCAGCTCTCAAGACATCGTAGGATTCGCAGAGGTTTCCGGTGACAGAAACCCTATCCATTTGTCGGAGCATTTTGCAGCAAAGACCCCTTTCAAAACTCGTATCGCGCACGGTCTTTACACCGCGAGCCTTATCTCAGCCGTACTTGGAACGCGATTACCGGGCCCAGGTGCAATTTATTTGTCTCAATCTTTAAATTTTCGCGCGCCTGTGTATATCGGCGACGATATTGAGGTTCGCGTGAGCGTTGCGGAGCTGATTGACAAAGGCTGCAGAGCCCGTCTGGACTGCAAGTGTCTTGTGGATGGGAAGGTCGTTCTGGAAGGGGAAGCTATGGTGAAAGTCCCTGCCCGCGCTGATATGGATATTCCGCTTTAA
- a CDS encoding response regulator gives MALDLQMPILVVDDYKTMIRIIRNLLKQLGFTDIDDAADGTEAYEKMKQRRYGLVISDWNMEPMTGYELLKQVRQDAALCKTPFIMVTAESKTENVIAAKKAGVNNYIVKPFNAQTLKGKIEAVFAD, from the coding sequence ATGGCCCTTGATCTTCAGATGCCAATTTTGGTTGTCGATGATTATAAGACCATGATTCGAATCATTCGGAACTTGTTGAAGCAACTTGGCTTTACGGACATCGATGATGCGGCTGATGGCACTGAGGCCTACGAGAAAATGAAGCAGCGCCGTTATGGCCTGGTCATCTCGGATTGGAACATGGAACCTATGACTGGCTACGAGCTGCTGAAGCAGGTCAGACAGGATGCGGCTCTGTGTAAGACGCCATTCATCATGGTTACAGCTGAGTCTAAAACGGAAAACGTGATCGCTGCTAAAAAGGCAGGGGTTAACAACTACATCGTTAAGCCGTTTAACGCGCAAACTCTTAAAGGCAAGATTGAAGCGGTTTTCGCTGACTAA
- a CDS encoding protein phosphatase CheZ: protein MTKIDIQQLIDFLEESREKSSEVTLTDVMGLAEVMTGSMGDIIEHIQPAVTMELAEIGEEIARMKAEISKLRVADMRDNHIPEAGRELDAIVSSTEEATHSIMEAAEAIMAADPEDAQAYQDTVNNQVMEIFQACAFQDITGQRISKVVSTLNTIDERVSNFVERLRLEQEAQAEHQGEETDEERRKRELILHGPQHKGEGVSQDEIDAMLGDVQQDDIDKLFA from the coding sequence TTGACCAAAATTGATATTCAACAACTCATCGATTTTCTGGAAGAAAGCCGTGAGAAGTCTAGCGAAGTCACGCTAACTGATGTGATGGGCCTTGCAGAAGTTATGACGGGTTCAATGGGGGACATCATTGAACACATCCAACCTGCAGTGACCATGGAACTGGCAGAAATCGGCGAAGAAATCGCGCGGATGAAAGCCGAGATTAGTAAGCTTCGTGTCGCAGATATGAGAGATAACCATATCCCTGAGGCTGGCCGGGAACTGGATGCGATTGTTTCTTCAACAGAGGAAGCAACACATTCCATCATGGAAGCAGCAGAAGCCATCATGGCTGCTGATCCGGAAGATGCCCAAGCCTATCAGGACACGGTCAATAATCAGGTGATGGAAATTTTCCAGGCCTGCGCATTTCAAGACATCACCGGACAGCGTATTTCCAAAGTTGTCAGCACACTGAACACGATTGACGAGCGCGTCTCCAACTTCGTTGAGCGTTTGCGTCTTGAGCAGGAAGCTCAGGCGGAACATCAGGGCGAAGAGACAGACGAAGAGCGCCGCAAACGTGAGTTGATCCTTCACGGTCCTCAGCACAAAGGCGAGGGCGTCTCTCAGGATGAGATCGACGCAATGCTCGGTGACGTGCAGCAGGATGACATCGACAAACTGTTTGCCTGA
- a CDS encoding TIGR01459 family HAD-type hydrolase — protein sequence MQQQSPITGLSQIADQFNGILCDVWGVLHNGMSAFPAAIEALETYKANYDRPVVLITNAPRPANEIEEHLRSLGVPRTCYDSIVSSGDVIQADLRAIDHAKVYHIGPKKNHSLFHGVSFDFVEPKEADIIVCSGLNDRRVEEPEDYRSHFEDLLKLDLTLICANPDIVAEQGDKLVWCGGALAKLYEEMGGRVVITGKPFHPIYDMARAELNAHAGKPLGTHEILAIGDGLPTDIKGANAQGISALFLTDGIHAADLEGNSEAVVKMLEAEDMQVHSFMGRLSW from the coding sequence ATGCAGCAACAATCCCCCATCACTGGCCTTAGCCAGATCGCAGATCAGTTTAACGGTATTCTATGTGATGTCTGGGGTGTTTTACATAATGGGATGAGTGCTTTCCCAGCTGCGATTGAGGCTCTTGAGACTTACAAAGCAAACTACGACAGACCTGTAGTGCTGATTACAAACGCACCGCGACCAGCCAACGAGATTGAAGAGCATCTTCGTAGTTTGGGAGTACCGCGTACTTGTTACGACTCGATCGTTTCATCTGGTGATGTGATTCAGGCCGACTTGAGAGCGATTGATCATGCCAAGGTCTATCATATCGGCCCAAAGAAGAATCACAGCCTGTTTCATGGTGTTAGCTTTGACTTTGTAGAGCCGAAAGAGGCTGACATTATCGTCTGCTCTGGTTTGAATGATCGACGTGTAGAAGAACCGGAGGACTATCGTTCTCATTTTGAAGACTTGCTGAAGCTGGATCTCACTCTGATTTGCGCCAATCCGGATATTGTGGCGGAGCAAGGGGACAAGCTGGTTTGGTGTGGTGGTGCACTGGCGAAACTTTATGAAGAGATGGGTGGACGCGTAGTTATCACCGGCAAGCCATTTCATCCGATCTACGATATGGCCCGCGCTGAGCTCAATGCTCATGCCGGTAAACCACTTGGAACCCATGAGATACTCGCAATTGGCGATGGGCTTCCTACAGACATCAAGGGGGCAAATGCGCAAGGGATCAGTGCTTTGTTTTTGACTGACGGCATTCATGCGGCTGATCTTGAAGGAAATTCAGAGGCTGTGGTGAAGATGCTCGAGGCTGAAGACATGCAAGTGCATAGCTTTATGGGCCGCCTCAGCTGGTAA